The Chlorocebus sabaeus isolate Y175 chromosome 1, mChlSab1.0.hap1, whole genome shotgun sequence genome includes a region encoding these proteins:
- the LOC119626615 gene encoding uncharacterized protein, with the protein MCGASGQLPMRCKHQGIQLIPHSPLRPGLDWVWCVYVCVCVYLFICPTIHPSIHPSIHPSIHPGIHSFYMPNVGQAQETQRGEPSGSPQSGKGSRSRHSESTLETGTITDGSQVLWVPQGGIALGGLGKTSQVRLVAQVGVHLVPIVEVVARYSGSRL; encoded by the coding sequence ATGTGTGGTGCCAGTGGCCAGCTCCCCATGAGATGCAAACATCAGGGAATCCAGCTAATACCTCATTCCCCCTTGAGGCCTGGCCTAGactgggtgtggtgtgtgtatgtgtgtgtgtgtgtgtacttgttcATCtgtccaaccatccatccatccatccatccatccatccatccatccatccatccagggattcattcattctacatgCCTAATGTGGGCCAGGCTCAAGAGACCCAGAGAGGAGAGCCCTCTGGGAGTCCCCAGTCTGGTAAAGGAAGCAGGAGTAGGCACAGTGAGAGCACATTAGAAACAGGCACAATCACAGATGGAAGCCAGGTGCTGTGGGTGCCCCAAGGAGGAATTGCCTTGGGTGGATTAGGGAAGACTTCCCAGGTAAGGCTTGTAGCACAGGTAGGAGTTCATTTGGTGCCAATAGTAGAAGTagtggccaggtacagtggctcacgcctgtaa